The nucleotide sequence GTTTTAATGATCATCCAGCTTTTGAATAACGGAAAATGAGCTTCTGTCAGGATGTCATTCAAATGATCGAAGTACACTGGATCAGTTACGATCACTTTATCTGGAGTTGTCCCAATCAAACCCGTGACAAGTTTTTTCAAGTCCAGTTTATCTGTGTATTTAATAAATGTATCAAAAGATTGCGGATTATACATTTTGCTGTAATCTGCGTTTTCTTCTGCACTTTTTACATGAGGAGCAATCAATTTATCAAATTGCACTGCTTGTTCCGTGATTGCTTCTGCCTGACTTTTTTCTTTGCCGGCAAGCTCTAATAACTGAACAGCCATATCAAAGAAAACGCCTATTAGTTGTGCACCGTTGGGATGGTCTGATGCATAATACGTCTTATCTGGAAGGAATAAAGAAGGCGGATAAGCAAAGAAGGCGTTCGTTTGCGCATTCTTCATATCTGCATCTACATCCAGATTAAATGGCAATGGTAATGTATCCAACAGCCATTCTGGAAATTGCTTATTCAATTCGTCGAAAGACTGCAATGATTCAACTTTTTCGATTATAGGTTGAAGCGGTTGAGCATGCAACTCATTTCTTCGGTCATAATCGTTTGCCAGTTGATAATATGCAAGGAAATGTTTCATTTTTTCTGAAGACACTTTTTCTGGATGGGCAAGCAGATCGTCTGTTTCTCCCATCAAAAGTTGGTCGATCCCGTCAACTAAATCTTGGAAACCGCCTGTAGCTGGTTTATCTGCAGGGATTTTTGCTGTTTTTTGCCATTCTTCATTGACTGCTTCATAGAAATCTTGTTTCAATCGTTCTTTGTTCATTCATCGATCGCTCCTTTTTTGTTTCGTGTGCCCATTATCTTACAAAATGAAGGAATTAACAAATAGAACATAAAAAATTGAAAATTCGAACAATCAAACTGATTTGTTTTTTTCAATCCTTCACTTATAATGAAAAAAAGGAGGCGATCCCAACTGAATCAAGTAGTGGATAAACCTTTATATTTCAAAGTAGATAAAAAAATTAAAAAATTAGCCAGCACTCAGCAGCTGCAGTCAAGAAAAAGTAAATTGCTTTTTTTAGCTCTGGTTTTTGAAGATCAAAGTTATGTGATTATCGATCAATCAGGACATCCGGTAGAATATTCTCCAGCAAAATATACTTATCAAGAGGGTCTTTCTTGTAAAAAATGGAAGCTGATCAATGAAGAGCCAATCGAGTTATCTAGATGGATCAACAGAAAAGAAGATATTCCCGTTTTGATCGAAGAAAAAAGGTCAGGAAAGGAACTCGCAAATTGCTGGGTGGGATTGCCAGAAGAACGTTTTTTGAGGTATAAGAAATGGGCTACCCCCTCAGGCTATCTTTGTGGTACTTACGCGGCAGCAGTTCTCCTTGCCTATTATCAAGACTATCGTAAGGGGTGGATGCTTCCAAATGAGATTCGCAAGAAAAATACGGCTGATTCGTTGGTTTTGACGAAGGCATTGCGTAGCCAGATCCAACCACTAGGACTT is from Enterococcus faecium and encodes:
- a CDS encoding dihydrolipoamide dehydrogenase: MKKRRRSQLNQVVDKPLYFKVDKKIKKLASTQQLQSRKSKLLFLALVFEDQSYVIIDQSGHPVEYSPAKYTYQEGLSCKKWKLINEEPIELSRWINRKEDIPVLIEEKRSGKELANCWVGLPEERFLRYKKWATPSGYLCGTYAAAVLLAYYQDYRKGWMLPNEIRKKNTADSLVLTKALRSQIQPLGLPTIPFQVSTGISSFLKKNGNHERARATLLGSWQRATKRIREGKPVMIGILKVLGSTYGNHWVTAYAYFETETGERYYKVHDNWGDYHKVIPASWSNGTVSLP